The following coding sequences are from one Desulfovermiculus halophilus DSM 18834 window:
- a CDS encoding IS3 family transposase (programmed frameshift) — protein MGTKRKKHSAEFKAKVALAAIQNEETTAQLASRFGVHPTMISSWKRQLLDGAAELFEKGHKGRKQAEAHTEELYRQIGQLKVENDFLARKARRLSGKEKKQMVEPQKQEPSISRQCQLLDLSRSSYYYTPVPVKAEDLKLMRKIDELYLQHPCWGSRSMVRQLGREGIVVNRKHVQRLMRLMGIEAVYPKPRTSRPHPEHRIFPYLLRNLTIDRPNQVWATDITYIPMEHGFMYLVAVMDWNSRKILSWRISNTLEPDFCVDALQEALSRYGRPEIFNTDQGAQFTSNDFVNVLRDNQIAISMDGRGRCQDNIFVERLWWTIKHQYLYLHSFDSGSALRKGLCAWIAFYNHDRAHSALDNRTPDEVYFDLPRPFAEVA, from the exons ATGGGAACCAAGCGCAAAAAGCACAGTGCCGAGTTCAAAGCCAAAGTCGCCCTGGCAGCGATTCAGAACGAAGAGACCACCGCCCAGCTGGCCAGTCGCTTCGGTGTGCATCCGACGATGATCTCGTCCTGGAAGCGACAGCTTCTGGACGGGGCCGCAGAGCTGTTTGAAAAGGGCCATAAGGGCCGCAAGCAAGCCGAGGCGCACACCGAAGAGCTCTACCGGCAGATAGGCCAGCTGAAGGTGGAAAACGATTTTTTAGCACGCA AAGCTCGGCGCCTGAGCGGTAAAGAGAAAAAGCAAATGGTTGAGCCGCAGAAACAGGAGCCGAGCATATCACGCCAGTGCCAATTGTTGGATTTGAGCAGATCTTCATATTACTACACCCCGGTCCCGGTAAAGGCCGAGGATCTGAAGCTGATGCGCAAGATCGATGAGCTGTATTTACAGCATCCGTGCTGGGGCAGCCGCTCGATGGTGCGCCAGCTCGGACGCGAGGGCATCGTTGTCAATCGAAAGCATGTTCAGCGGTTGATGCGGCTGATGGGCATTGAGGCCGTATACCCCAAGCCGCGCACCAGCCGGCCCCATCCCGAGCACCGGATCTTTCCCTATCTGCTTCGAAACTTGACTATCGATCGGCCCAATCAGGTATGGGCCACCGATATCACCTACATCCCCATGGAGCATGGATTCATGTACCTTGTAGCCGTCATGGACTGGAACAGCCGCAAAATCCTCTCCTGGCGGATTTCCAATACCCTTGAGCCAGACTTCTGCGTTGATGCCCTCCAAGAGGCCCTGAGCCGCTACGGACGGCCTGAAATCTTCAACACTGACCAGGGAGCTCAGTTTACCAGCAACGACTTTGTCAACGTCCTCAGGGACAACCAGATCGCCATCAGCATGGACGGCAGGGGGCGCTGCCAGGACAACATATTCGTGGAACGGCTCTGGTGGACCATCAAGCACCAGTACCTTTACCTGCACTCGTTTGACAGCGGTTCGGCCCTGCGCAAGGGCCTCTGTGCCTGGATCGCCTTTTACAACCACGACAGAGCTCATTCAGCTCTTGACAATAGAACCCCGGATGAGGTTTACTTCGATTTACCTCGTCCTTTCGCCGAGGTCGCCTGA